In Hyla sarda isolate aHylSar1 chromosome 9, aHylSar1.hap1, whole genome shotgun sequence, the following proteins share a genomic window:
- the TMEM203 gene encoding transmembrane protein 203, giving the protein MLFSLRELVQWLGFAQFEIFIHISALLVFTVLLAIKVDGLVPGLGWWNVFIPFFAADGLSTYFTAIVTVRLFQDGEKRQAVLRLFWILTILSLKFVFEMLLCQKLVEQTKGLWFGLIMSPVFILLQLLMIRACRVN; this is encoded by the coding sequence atgttgttctccttgCGGGAGCTGGTCCAGTGGTTGGGCTTCGCCCAGTTTGAGATCTTCATCCACATCTCGGCCCTGCTGGTCTTCACCGTCCTCCTGGCCATCAAGGTGGACGGGCTGGTGCCGGGCCTGGGCTGGTGGAACGTCTTCATACCGTTCTTTGCGGCTGACGGGCTGAGCACCTACTTCACCGCCATCGTGACGGTGCGGCTGTTCCAGGACGGGGAGAAGCGCCAGGCGGTGCTGCGGCTCTTCTGGATCCTCACTATCCTCAGCCTGAAGTTTGTCTTTGAGATGTTGTTGTGCCAGAAGCTGGTGGAGCAGACCAAGGGGCTGTGGTTCGGACTCATCATGTCCCCGGTCTTCATCCTGCTGCAGCTGCTGATGATCAGAGCCTGCCGGGTCAACTAG